In Acinonyx jubatus isolate Ajub_Pintada_27869175 chromosome B3, VMU_Ajub_asm_v1.0, whole genome shotgun sequence, a genomic segment contains:
- the DLGAP5 gene encoding disks large-associated protein 5 isoform X1 gives MSSSHFASRHRKDLSIDMIRTKIAHRKSLSQKENRHKEYERNRHFGLKDVNIPTLESRVLLELDETCQNLVPEKASVKPRSTKTALGDQRKQMLQKYKEEKQLQKLKEQREKAKRGVFKVGLYRPDMPCFLLSNQSTEPKKAVPSSVRITRSKAKDQMEQTKIDNGSDVRAIRPGQRQTSERKVLDKERKAVQPVTTTSVRMTRSATQAAKQNARTVSSTTTRKPVTRANDHEIERKAPNQGRPAKNIETKPEKVISFKLDSEENTLDSQTSTTNGMDPDGVLSKLENLPKTNTAKTKGKNSFAPQDFMFQPLDGLRTYQVTPMTPRSANAFLTPSYTWTPLETEIAKTQEQTKEILAQKCKTSSAKIVHQDSNKLQCPLGSLTVWNKEHVLNKDETTKNSNGLPTKVPSLEINEDQVSQPQHDVPYFRNILQSETEKLTSHCLEWDRKLELDIPDDAKDLIRIAVGQTRLLMKERFKQFEGLVDNCEYKRGEKETTCTDLHGFWDMVSFQIKDVNQKFNNLTKLEESGWQNNNNTNKKVFRKKVVSGVASKSKEDDGRIAARNRLAAIKNAMRERMKKEEHVEAAASVMPKEVDTIVFDAGFFRIESPVKSFSGLSISSERLSQRLRTPKSVSKAVSENRSKMGVLRQTVSPQNPDPSSTTCGHVDKETLLSTIPKNSIEDTPCPGLQDLIEVNYGTNKISFEMDRLPSERMSLPLPAGEVRDDISDNKKEEISDDVEGMELNSSVTAQDVLMSSPEKNTASQNNILQEEETKISQSVLFDTKSLTTECHLLDSPGLNCGNTFTQVERRHPDHGRHISFGGNLITFSPLRPLSEEHPEEF, from the exons GGTCAACGAAAACTGCTCTAGGTGATCAACGAAAGCAAATGCTccagaaatacaaagaagaaaagcaacttCAGAAAttgaaagagcagagagagaaagctaaACGAGGAGTATTTAAAGTAGGCCTTTATAGACCCGATATGCCTTGTTTTCTGTTATCAAACCAGAGTACAGAGCCAAAAAAG GCTGTTCCATCTTCTGTACGGATTACAAGGTCAAAGGCCAAAGACCAAATGGAGCAGACTAAG ATTGATAATGGGAGTGATGTTCGAGCAATTCGACCTGGTCAAAGACaaacttctgaaagaaaagtgttggacaaagagagaaaag CCGTACAGCCTGTAACGACCACATCGGTGAGAATGACTCGATCAGCCACTCAAGCAGCAAAGCAGAATGCCAGAACAGTCTCATCTACTACAACAAGAAAGCCAGTCACAAGAGCTAATG atCATGAAATAGAGAGAAAGGCACCAAATCAAGGAAGACCTgccaaaaatatagaaacaaaacctGAAAAG GTCATTTCTTTTAAACTTGATAGTGAAGAAAATACTTTGGATTCACAAACCAGTACAACAAATGGAATGGATCCAGATGGAGTCTTATCAAAACTAGAAAACTTACCTAAGACAAATACTGCAAAAACGAAAGGAAAGAATTCCTTCGCACCTCAAGATTTTATGTTTCAGCCATTGGATGGTCTGAGGACCTATCAAGTAACACCTATGACTCCCAGAAGTGCCAATGCTTTCTTGACACCCAGTTATACCTGGACCCCTTTAGAAACAGAAAT TGCTAAGActcaagaacaaacaaaagaaattctgGCCCAAAAGTGTAAAACTTCCTCTGCGAAGATAGTACATCAAGATTCAAATAAACTGCAGTGTCCTTTGGGTTCTCTCACAGTTTGGAATAAAG AACATGTCTTAAATAAAGATGAAACTACTAAAAATTCAAATGGCCTCCCAACAAAAGTCCCAtcacttgaaataaatgaagatcAGGTATCTCAGCCACAACATGATGTGCCATATTTCAG aaatattcttcAGTCAGAAACTGAGAAATTAACTTCGCACTGCTTGGAGTGGGACAGGAAGCTTGAATTGGACATTCCAGATGATG CTAAAGATCTTATTCGCATAGCAGTTGGGCAAACAAGACTCCTTATGAAGGAAAGGTTCAAGCAGTTTGAAGGGCTGGTGGACAATTGTGAATACAAACGAGGTGAGAAGGAGACGACCTGTACAGATCTGCATGGATTTTGGGATATGGTTAGTTTTCAG ATAAAAGATGTAAACCAAAAATTCAACAATTTGACTAAACTTGAGGAATCTGGATGGCagaacaataataatacaaacaaaaaagtctTTCGG AAAAAAGTTGTCTCAGGTGTAGCAAGTAAATCCAAAGAGGATGATGGAAGAATTGCAGCTAGAAATCGCCTAGCTGCCATAAAAAAtgcaatgagagagagaatgaagaaggaagaacatGTGGAGGCAGCGGCCTCTGTAATGCCAAAGGAAGTTGATACAATAGTGTTTGATGCTGGATTTTTCAGAATTGAAAGTCCCGTTAAATCCTTCTCAG GACTTTCTATCTCTTCTGAACGTCTTTCTCAAAGACTTAGGACACCTAAGTCTGTCAGCAAAGCTGTGTCTGAGAACAGGTCTAAGATGGGCGTTCTGAGACAAACTGTGTCACCACAGAATCCTGATCCTTCAAGTACCACATGTGGACATGTTGATAAGGAGACTTTACTTTCAACTATTCCTAAAAACAG caTAGAAGATACTCCGTGTCCTGGATTACAAGATTTAATCGAAGTAAATTAT GGTACAAACAAGATAAGCTTTGAGATGGATCGTTTACCCAGTGAAAGAATGAGTTTGCCTCTACCTGCTGGTGAAGTGAGAGATGATATTAGTgataacaaaaaggaagaaatttcagATGATGTGGAAGGAATGGAACTAAATTCTTCAGTTACAGCACAGGATGTTTTAATGAGCAGCCctgaaaaaaatacagcatcacAAAATAATATCTTACAGGAAGAGGAAACTAAAATTTCTCAGTCAG tactGTTTGATACTAAAAGTCTCACTACTGAATGCCATCTTCTTGATTCG CCAGGCCTAAACTGTGGTAATACATTCACTCAGGTGGAGAGGAGACATCCAGATCATGGCAGACACATTTCCTTTGGTGGTAACTTGATTACCTTTTCACCTCTAAGGCCCCTCAGTGAAGAACATCCAgaagaattttga
- the DLGAP5 gene encoding disks large-associated protein 5 isoform X2: MSSSHFASRHRKDLSIDMIRTKIAHRKSLSQKENRHKEYERNRHFGLKDVNIPTLESRVLLELDETCQNLVPEKASVKPRSTKTALGDQRKQMLQKYKEEKQLQKLKEQREKAKRGVFKVGLYRPDMPCFLLSNQSTEPKKAVPSSVRITRSKAKDQMEQTKIDNGSDVRAIRPGQRQTSERKVLDKERKAVQPVTTTSVRMTRSATQAAKQNARTVSSTTTRKPVTRANDHEIERKAPNQGRPAKNIETKPEKVISFKLDSEENTLDSQTSTTNGMDPDGVLSKLENLPKTNTAKTKGKNSFAPQDFMFQPLDGLRTYQVTPMTPRSANAFLTPSYTWTPLETEIAKTQEQTKEILAQKCKTSSAKIVHQDSNKLQCPLGSLTVWNKEHVLNKDETTKNSNGLPTKVPSLEINEDQVSQPQHDVPYFRNILQSETEKLTSHCLEWDRKLELDIPDDAKDLIRIAVGQTRLLMKERFKQFEGLVDNCEYKRGEKETTCTDLHGFWDMVSFQIKDVNQKFNNLTKLEESGWQNNNNTNKKVFRKKVVSGVASKSKEDDGRIAARNRLAAIKNAMRERMKKEEHVEAAASVMPKEVDTIVFDAGFFRIESPVKSFSGLSISSERLSQRLRTPKSVSKAVSENRSKMGVLRQTVSPQNPDPSSTTCGHVDKETLLSTIPKNSIEDTPCPGLQDLIEVNYGTNKISFEMDRLPSERMSLPLPAGEVRDDISDNKKEEISDDVEGMELNSSVTAQDVLMSSPEKNTASQNNILQEEETKISQSVLFDTKSLTTECHLLDSVERRHPDHGRHISFGGNLITFSPLRPLSEEHPEEF; the protein is encoded by the exons GGTCAACGAAAACTGCTCTAGGTGATCAACGAAAGCAAATGCTccagaaatacaaagaagaaaagcaacttCAGAAAttgaaagagcagagagagaaagctaaACGAGGAGTATTTAAAGTAGGCCTTTATAGACCCGATATGCCTTGTTTTCTGTTATCAAACCAGAGTACAGAGCCAAAAAAG GCTGTTCCATCTTCTGTACGGATTACAAGGTCAAAGGCCAAAGACCAAATGGAGCAGACTAAG ATTGATAATGGGAGTGATGTTCGAGCAATTCGACCTGGTCAAAGACaaacttctgaaagaaaagtgttggacaaagagagaaaag CCGTACAGCCTGTAACGACCACATCGGTGAGAATGACTCGATCAGCCACTCAAGCAGCAAAGCAGAATGCCAGAACAGTCTCATCTACTACAACAAGAAAGCCAGTCACAAGAGCTAATG atCATGAAATAGAGAGAAAGGCACCAAATCAAGGAAGACCTgccaaaaatatagaaacaaaacctGAAAAG GTCATTTCTTTTAAACTTGATAGTGAAGAAAATACTTTGGATTCACAAACCAGTACAACAAATGGAATGGATCCAGATGGAGTCTTATCAAAACTAGAAAACTTACCTAAGACAAATACTGCAAAAACGAAAGGAAAGAATTCCTTCGCACCTCAAGATTTTATGTTTCAGCCATTGGATGGTCTGAGGACCTATCAAGTAACACCTATGACTCCCAGAAGTGCCAATGCTTTCTTGACACCCAGTTATACCTGGACCCCTTTAGAAACAGAAAT TGCTAAGActcaagaacaaacaaaagaaattctgGCCCAAAAGTGTAAAACTTCCTCTGCGAAGATAGTACATCAAGATTCAAATAAACTGCAGTGTCCTTTGGGTTCTCTCACAGTTTGGAATAAAG AACATGTCTTAAATAAAGATGAAACTACTAAAAATTCAAATGGCCTCCCAACAAAAGTCCCAtcacttgaaataaatgaagatcAGGTATCTCAGCCACAACATGATGTGCCATATTTCAG aaatattcttcAGTCAGAAACTGAGAAATTAACTTCGCACTGCTTGGAGTGGGACAGGAAGCTTGAATTGGACATTCCAGATGATG CTAAAGATCTTATTCGCATAGCAGTTGGGCAAACAAGACTCCTTATGAAGGAAAGGTTCAAGCAGTTTGAAGGGCTGGTGGACAATTGTGAATACAAACGAGGTGAGAAGGAGACGACCTGTACAGATCTGCATGGATTTTGGGATATGGTTAGTTTTCAG ATAAAAGATGTAAACCAAAAATTCAACAATTTGACTAAACTTGAGGAATCTGGATGGCagaacaataataatacaaacaaaaaagtctTTCGG AAAAAAGTTGTCTCAGGTGTAGCAAGTAAATCCAAAGAGGATGATGGAAGAATTGCAGCTAGAAATCGCCTAGCTGCCATAAAAAAtgcaatgagagagagaatgaagaaggaagaacatGTGGAGGCAGCGGCCTCTGTAATGCCAAAGGAAGTTGATACAATAGTGTTTGATGCTGGATTTTTCAGAATTGAAAGTCCCGTTAAATCCTTCTCAG GACTTTCTATCTCTTCTGAACGTCTTTCTCAAAGACTTAGGACACCTAAGTCTGTCAGCAAAGCTGTGTCTGAGAACAGGTCTAAGATGGGCGTTCTGAGACAAACTGTGTCACCACAGAATCCTGATCCTTCAAGTACCACATGTGGACATGTTGATAAGGAGACTTTACTTTCAACTATTCCTAAAAACAG caTAGAAGATACTCCGTGTCCTGGATTACAAGATTTAATCGAAGTAAATTAT GGTACAAACAAGATAAGCTTTGAGATGGATCGTTTACCCAGTGAAAGAATGAGTTTGCCTCTACCTGCTGGTGAAGTGAGAGATGATATTAGTgataacaaaaaggaagaaatttcagATGATGTGGAAGGAATGGAACTAAATTCTTCAGTTACAGCACAGGATGTTTTAATGAGCAGCCctgaaaaaaatacagcatcacAAAATAATATCTTACAGGAAGAGGAAACTAAAATTTCTCAGTCAG tactGTTTGATACTAAAAGTCTCACTACTGAATGCCATCTTCTTGATTCG GTGGAGAGGAGACATCCAGATCATGGCAGACACATTTCCTTTGGTGGTAACTTGATTACCTTTTCACCTCTAAGGCCCCTCAGTGAAGAACATCCAgaagaattttga
- the DLGAP5 gene encoding disks large-associated protein 5 isoform X3, with amino-acid sequence MSSSHFASRHRKDLSIDMIRTKIAHRKSLSQKENRHKEYERNRHFGLKDVNIPTLESRVLLELDETCQNLVPEKASVKPRSTKTALGDQRKQMLQKYKEEKQLQKLKEQREKAKRGVFKVGLYRPDMPCFLLSNQSTEPKKAVPSSVRITRSKAKDQMEQTKIDNGSDVRAIRPGQRQTSERKVLDKERKAVQPVTTTSVRMTRSATQAAKQNARTVSSTTTRKPVTRANDHEIERKAPNQGRPAKNIETKPEKVISFKLDSEENTLDSQTSTTNGMDPDGVLSKLENLPKTNTAKTKGKNSFAPQDFMFQPLDGLRTYQVTPMTPRSANAFLTPSYTWTPLETEIAKTQEQTKEILAQKCKTSSAKIVHQDSNKLQCPLGSLTVWNKEHVLNKDETTKNSNGLPTKVPSLEINEDQVSQPQHDVPYFRNILQSETEKLTSHCLEWDRKLELDIPDDAKDLIRIAVGQTRLLMKERFKQFEGLVDNCEYKRGEKETTCTDLHGFWDMVSFQIKDVNQKFNNLTKLEESGWQNNNNTNKKVFRKKVVSGVASKSKEDDGRIAARNRLAAIKNAMRERMKKEEHVEAAASVMPKEVDTIVFDAGFFRIESPVKSFSGLSISSERLSQRLRTPKSVSKAVSENRSKMGVLRQTVSPQNPDPSSTTCGHVDKETLLSTIPKNSIEDTPCPGLQDLIEVNYGTNKISFEMDRLPSERMSLPLPAGEVRDDISDNKKEEISDDVEGMELNSSVTAQDVLMSSPEKNTASQNNILQEEETKISQSVLFDTKSLTTECHLLDSA; translated from the exons GGTCAACGAAAACTGCTCTAGGTGATCAACGAAAGCAAATGCTccagaaatacaaagaagaaaagcaacttCAGAAAttgaaagagcagagagagaaagctaaACGAGGAGTATTTAAAGTAGGCCTTTATAGACCCGATATGCCTTGTTTTCTGTTATCAAACCAGAGTACAGAGCCAAAAAAG GCTGTTCCATCTTCTGTACGGATTACAAGGTCAAAGGCCAAAGACCAAATGGAGCAGACTAAG ATTGATAATGGGAGTGATGTTCGAGCAATTCGACCTGGTCAAAGACaaacttctgaaagaaaagtgttggacaaagagagaaaag CCGTACAGCCTGTAACGACCACATCGGTGAGAATGACTCGATCAGCCACTCAAGCAGCAAAGCAGAATGCCAGAACAGTCTCATCTACTACAACAAGAAAGCCAGTCACAAGAGCTAATG atCATGAAATAGAGAGAAAGGCACCAAATCAAGGAAGACCTgccaaaaatatagaaacaaaacctGAAAAG GTCATTTCTTTTAAACTTGATAGTGAAGAAAATACTTTGGATTCACAAACCAGTACAACAAATGGAATGGATCCAGATGGAGTCTTATCAAAACTAGAAAACTTACCTAAGACAAATACTGCAAAAACGAAAGGAAAGAATTCCTTCGCACCTCAAGATTTTATGTTTCAGCCATTGGATGGTCTGAGGACCTATCAAGTAACACCTATGACTCCCAGAAGTGCCAATGCTTTCTTGACACCCAGTTATACCTGGACCCCTTTAGAAACAGAAAT TGCTAAGActcaagaacaaacaaaagaaattctgGCCCAAAAGTGTAAAACTTCCTCTGCGAAGATAGTACATCAAGATTCAAATAAACTGCAGTGTCCTTTGGGTTCTCTCACAGTTTGGAATAAAG AACATGTCTTAAATAAAGATGAAACTACTAAAAATTCAAATGGCCTCCCAACAAAAGTCCCAtcacttgaaataaatgaagatcAGGTATCTCAGCCACAACATGATGTGCCATATTTCAG aaatattcttcAGTCAGAAACTGAGAAATTAACTTCGCACTGCTTGGAGTGGGACAGGAAGCTTGAATTGGACATTCCAGATGATG CTAAAGATCTTATTCGCATAGCAGTTGGGCAAACAAGACTCCTTATGAAGGAAAGGTTCAAGCAGTTTGAAGGGCTGGTGGACAATTGTGAATACAAACGAGGTGAGAAGGAGACGACCTGTACAGATCTGCATGGATTTTGGGATATGGTTAGTTTTCAG ATAAAAGATGTAAACCAAAAATTCAACAATTTGACTAAACTTGAGGAATCTGGATGGCagaacaataataatacaaacaaaaaagtctTTCGG AAAAAAGTTGTCTCAGGTGTAGCAAGTAAATCCAAAGAGGATGATGGAAGAATTGCAGCTAGAAATCGCCTAGCTGCCATAAAAAAtgcaatgagagagagaatgaagaaggaagaacatGTGGAGGCAGCGGCCTCTGTAATGCCAAAGGAAGTTGATACAATAGTGTTTGATGCTGGATTTTTCAGAATTGAAAGTCCCGTTAAATCCTTCTCAG GACTTTCTATCTCTTCTGAACGTCTTTCTCAAAGACTTAGGACACCTAAGTCTGTCAGCAAAGCTGTGTCTGAGAACAGGTCTAAGATGGGCGTTCTGAGACAAACTGTGTCACCACAGAATCCTGATCCTTCAAGTACCACATGTGGACATGTTGATAAGGAGACTTTACTTTCAACTATTCCTAAAAACAG caTAGAAGATACTCCGTGTCCTGGATTACAAGATTTAATCGAAGTAAATTAT GGTACAAACAAGATAAGCTTTGAGATGGATCGTTTACCCAGTGAAAGAATGAGTTTGCCTCTACCTGCTGGTGAAGTGAGAGATGATATTAGTgataacaaaaaggaagaaatttcagATGATGTGGAAGGAATGGAACTAAATTCTTCAGTTACAGCACAGGATGTTTTAATGAGCAGCCctgaaaaaaatacagcatcacAAAATAATATCTTACAGGAAGAGGAAACTAAAATTTCTCAGTCAG tactGTTTGATACTAAAAGTCTCACTACTGAATGCCATCTTCTTGATTCG GCCTAA